The Candidatus Methylarchaceae archaeon HK02M2 genome includes a region encoding these proteins:
- the argC gene encoding N-acetyl-gamma-glutamyl-phosphate reductase: MKTKVGVVGASGYVGGELLRILLFHPQVDIVCATSRRYKGDYVYHVHSNLRGLTDLKFIDQNSQEIAEKCDLVFLALPHGSSVKIVPDYVKMRKKIIDLSADFRLKDPEDYPKWYGYEHPNPDLLKKFVYGVPELHREEIKNSSLIACPGCMAVASILPLAPLIKNNLIEKDRIVVDIKIGSSGAGAAPSPATHHAIRFGVIRPYKPVGHRHTAEIEQELDLLTKDSVKIAMSAHAVNIVRGILSTCHTFTFNHLTIRDLWKIFRTFYQKEPFIRLVRDMKALYKLPDPKVVIGSNYCDIGFESDEHINRVVVFSATDNLMKGAAGTAVQNMNIMMGFDEKTGLQSPGIHPV, translated from the coding sequence ATGAAAACAAAAGTAGGAGTAGTGGGAGCTTCAGGTTATGTAGGAGGAGAATTATTAAGGATACTGCTCTTTCATCCTCAAGTGGATATTGTATGTGCAACTTCGAGACGTTATAAAGGAGATTATGTATATCATGTCCACTCGAACTTAAGAGGCTTAACAGACCTCAAGTTTATTGATCAAAACTCACAAGAGATAGCAGAGAAGTGTGATCTCGTATTCTTAGCTTTACCTCATGGCTCATCAGTAAAGATAGTTCCTGATTATGTAAAGATGAGAAAGAAAATAATCGATCTAAGCGCAGATTTCAGGTTGAAAGATCCTGAAGATTATCCAAAGTGGTATGGGTATGAGCATCCTAATCCTGACTTACTCAAGAAATTTGTATATGGAGTTCCGGAACTCCACCGTGAAGAGATAAAGAATTCATCATTGATAGCGTGTCCGGGTTGCATGGCAGTTGCCTCCATTCTTCCTTTAGCGCCTCTAATCAAGAATAATCTAATTGAGAAAGATCGGATAGTCGTAGATATAAAGATAGGCTCATCGGGTGCCGGAGCTGCTCCTTCGCCAGCAACCCACCATGCTATTCGTTTTGGAGTGATAAGACCTTATAAGCCAGTAGGTCACAGACACACAGCAGAGATTGAGCAAGAACTTGATCTTCTTACAAAAGATAGCGTAAAAATTGCTATGTCTGCTCATGCGGTCAATATAGTGAGAGGTATCTTATCTACTTGTCATACATTTACGTTTAATCACCTAACTATTCGTGATTTATGGAAAATTTTCAGAACCTTCTACCAAAAGGAGCCTTTTATAAGGCTTGTTAGGGATATGAAAGCTCTTTACAAGCTTCCTGATCCTAAGGTGGTTATAGGCTCGAACTATTGTGATATTGGGTTCGAATCAGACGAACATATCAATAGAGTCGTTGTTTTTTCAGCTACTGATAACTTGATGAAGGGTGCTGCTGGGACGGCTGTACAGAATATGAATATAATGATGGGTTTTGATGAGAAGACAGGTTTACAAAGTCCAGGTATACACCCGGTTTGA
- the lysX gene encoding lysine biosynthesis protein LysX — protein sequence MERIGENEVLIKRIGLVFDRIRWEEKVLIEKSKKKGLNIIPINAKKLCLNTQSQENFKAVYGEIVLQRCISYFRGLHITAFFESKGIDVINPLKVAQICGNKVLGTLALVESGVPTPQTYIAFSPEGVSKTLEEIGYPAVLKPIIGSWGRLIAPLKDKDTTEALIESREILNNPLHKIYYIQEMVSRPQRDIRTVIVGDRVIASIYRYSNEDWRTNVARGGRTEICPLTKELEDVVLKAAKAVGGGILGVDAMESPKGVLVHEINNTVEFKGAMTAGANDIPEKILNYVIKSVRR from the coding sequence TTGGAGAGGATTGGGGAGAATGAAGTATTGATAAAACGCATTGGGCTTGTATTTGACAGAATCCGTTGGGAGGAAAAAGTCCTTATAGAGAAGAGTAAAAAGAAAGGTTTGAACATAATACCCATAAATGCGAAGAAACTTTGTTTGAATACACAAAGTCAAGAAAATTTCAAGGCTGTTTATGGAGAGATAGTCCTACAGAGGTGTATAAGTTATTTTAGAGGTTTACATATTACTGCATTTTTTGAAAGTAAAGGTATAGATGTAATAAATCCATTAAAAGTGGCTCAAATATGTGGGAACAAAGTTTTAGGTACATTAGCTTTAGTGGAATCTGGAGTACCTACACCTCAAACTTACATCGCTTTTTCACCAGAAGGAGTATCGAAAACTCTGGAGGAGATAGGTTATCCAGCTGTTCTAAAGCCGATAATAGGGAGCTGGGGCAGGTTGATTGCACCACTCAAAGATAAAGATACGACAGAGGCATTGATAGAGTCAAGAGAGATTTTAAACAATCCTCTCCATAAGATCTATTATATCCAAGAGATGGTTAGTCGTCCACAAAGGGATATAAGAACTGTAATTGTTGGTGACAGGGTAATAGCATCTATTTATAGGTATTCGAATGAAGATTGGAGGACAAATGTTGCGAGGGGAGGAAGAACTGAAATCTGTCCCTTAACAAAGGAGCTCGAAGATGTTGTGTTGAAGGCTGCAAAGGCTGTAGGGGGCGGGATTTTAGGTGTTGATGCTATGGAAAGTCCTAAAGGAGTTCTAGTTCATGAGATAAACAACACAGTAGAGTTTAAAGGCGCCATGACTGCTGGAGCAAATGACATACCTGAAAAGATTTTAAATTATGTTATAAAATCGGTGAGAAGATGA
- a CDS encoding lysine biosynthesis protein LysW, whose product MKTKCSECDGEIELPENLIVGEIVTCPDCGLDYEVSEVTSDGVSLKKAEDIGEDWGE is encoded by the coding sequence ATGAAGACGAAGTGTTCGGAATGTGATGGAGAAATTGAATTACCAGAAAATTTGATAGTAGGTGAGATCGTTACGTGTCCTGATTGCGGACTCGATTACGAAGTCTCCGAAGTAACTTCTGATGGTGTATCTTTGAAAAAAGCAGAAGATATTGGAGAGGATTGGGGAGAATGA
- the argH gene encoding argininosuccinate lyase: MDILRGERLSEFSNEAAEYTTSINSDKFLITPTIKINKAHMLMLVKKEIIDPREGFLCIKALEKIPEDIEMDLKLEDVHMNVEALVVKEIGEMVGGQLNLAKSRNDQVATAIRMTLREFILDISSALILLLKTILQKCDENLNTIMPGYTHLQHAQPVTLAHHLLAYYDSLMRDEERLMGVYEHINLSPMGACALATTGFEIDREMVSKLLGFDGLVENSIDAVSTRDFAVESISDLAIVMTDLSRFAEELIFWSSYEFSIVEVPEDYASTSSIMPQKKNPVVIELVRAKTSNIYGNLLASLTILKALPYSYNLDLQELTHHIWESCETTLSTIKIFSHMFKKMRFNTKRLIDLAQNEMSTATELADTIVREHRIPFRSAHRIVGILVRKALTDNKRLDQVAKEDLDEIIKMTIGKSLHTPNEAIQKAFDITENVKIRSVRGGPSSNEVSRMLKKRYEALKNYNWISKKKEKLKFADNMLAEEISKLKEVIDI, translated from the coding sequence TTGGACATATTAAGGGGAGAAAGATTATCAGAATTTTCTAATGAAGCGGCAGAATATACTACATCTATCAATAGTGATAAGTTCTTAATCACACCTACGATTAAGATCAATAAAGCACATATGCTTATGCTTGTGAAAAAAGAGATAATCGATCCAAGAGAAGGTTTTCTTTGCATTAAAGCTCTTGAAAAAATTCCTGAAGATATTGAGATGGACTTAAAGTTAGAAGATGTTCATATGAATGTTGAAGCTTTAGTCGTGAAAGAAATAGGAGAAATGGTTGGTGGTCAACTAAATCTAGCTAAGAGTAGGAATGATCAAGTGGCTACAGCAATAAGGATGACTTTAAGAGAGTTCATATTAGACATAAGTTCAGCCCTTATTCTGCTTTTAAAAACGATCTTACAAAAGTGTGATGAGAATCTAAATACGATTATGCCAGGTTATACTCACTTACAGCATGCGCAGCCTGTAACACTTGCCCATCATCTTCTTGCATATTATGATTCATTGATGAGAGATGAAGAGCGTCTGATGGGAGTGTATGAACATATTAATCTTAGCCCTATGGGGGCTTGCGCTTTGGCTACAACAGGCTTTGAAATTGATAGAGAGATGGTGTCTAAGCTCTTAGGCTTCGATGGATTGGTCGAGAACTCTATTGATGCGGTAAGCACCAGAGATTTTGCAGTAGAATCTATATCAGACCTTGCAATAGTTATGACTGATCTAAGTAGATTTGCAGAAGAACTCATATTTTGGAGCAGTTATGAATTCTCAATAGTTGAGGTGCCTGAAGATTACGCATCTACAAGTAGTATAATGCCACAGAAGAAAAACCCTGTTGTTATTGAACTAGTTCGTGCTAAAACTTCAAATATTTATGGAAATCTATTAGCATCTCTTACAATTTTAAAGGCTCTACCCTACAGCTATAATCTCGACTTACAAGAACTAACACATCATATATGGGAATCATGTGAGACTACTTTATCGACAATCAAGATATTCTCTCATATGTTTAAAAAGATGAGATTTAACACAAAGAGACTTATCGATCTTGCCCAGAACGAAATGTCAACGGCAACAGAACTGGCAGACACGATTGTTAGAGAGCACCGTATTCCTTTCAGAAGTGCTCATAGAATAGTAGGTATACTCGTCCGAAAAGCTTTAACAGATAATAAGAGATTGGATCAAGTAGCTAAAGAAGATTTAGACGAGATCATAAAGATGACTATTGGAAAGAGCTTACATACCCCTAATGAAGCTATACAAAAAGCTTTTGATATAACTGAAAATGTCAAGATAAGATCGGTAAGAGGCGGGCCCAGCTCGAATGAAGTCTCAAGAATGTTGAAAAAAAGATATGAAGCTTTAAAAAATTACAACTGGATCTCAAAAAAGAAAGAGAAGTTAAAATTTGCAGATAATATGCTGGCTGAAGAAATCTCAAAATTAAAGGAGGTGATCGATATATGA
- a CDS encoding argininosuccinate synthase, with amino-acid sequence MVKLTEKIVLAYSGGLDTSVLIKWLQEKYKADIITVTVDVGQKDNFKEIERRAKEIGAIKHYLIDSKLEFVRDYIFPSIKANSLYESKYPLSTALTRPIIASKLVKIAEKEGASAVAHGCTGKGNDQVRIEITIKSLNPELSIMAPIREWNVSRDQEIQYAREHGIKIEYKKSIFSIDQNLWGRSIEGGSIEDIGTEPPLEAFEWVKPIEKAPDEAKYIDIEFENGVPTSVNGIENDSVKLISYINEIAGMHGIGIIDHIEDRLVGIKSREIYECPGALCLIEAHRDIEKLVLTRHELFFKEIVDSQWSWLVYSGLWLDPLKDDLDAFINTTQERVEGKIRMKLYKGNFRVVGRSSKYSLYDSNLATYGISSKFDQSLAKGFIELWGLPSRVARSISKTKKELK; translated from the coding sequence GTGGTAAAGCTGACTGAAAAAATTGTTCTGGCATATTCTGGTGGACTTGATACATCGGTATTAATTAAGTGGCTACAAGAGAAGTACAAAGCCGATATAATAACAGTAACGGTTGATGTTGGTCAGAAAGACAATTTCAAAGAGATTGAGAGAAGAGCAAAGGAGATTGGGGCAATTAAACATTATCTTATAGACTCAAAGTTAGAATTCGTAAGAGATTATATCTTTCCATCTATAAAGGCTAACTCATTATATGAATCAAAATATCCATTGAGTACTGCTCTTACTAGACCCATTATAGCTTCTAAACTCGTAAAAATAGCTGAAAAAGAAGGAGCTTCTGCTGTGGCACATGGATGCACAGGAAAAGGGAACGATCAAGTTAGGATCGAAATAACGATAAAATCCCTGAATCCAGAACTCAGTATCATGGCACCAATCCGTGAATGGAACGTAAGCCGTGATCAAGAGATACAATATGCGAGAGAGCATGGTATAAAAATTGAGTATAAAAAATCGATCTTCAGTATAGACCAGAACTTATGGGGCAGATCTATAGAAGGAGGTTCAATAGAAGATATCGGAACTGAACCGCCTTTAGAAGCATTCGAGTGGGTAAAGCCTATAGAAAAAGCACCGGATGAAGCAAAATATATCGATATTGAGTTTGAAAATGGAGTACCCACATCTGTAAACGGTATAGAAAACGATTCAGTTAAGCTCATATCATATATCAATGAAATTGCTGGAATGCACGGCATTGGCATTATCGACCATATAGAAGATAGACTTGTGGGTATCAAGTCCCGTGAGATTTACGAGTGCCCTGGGGCTTTATGCCTTATAGAAGCTCACAGGGATATCGAGAAACTCGTACTTACTCGGCACGAGCTCTTTTTCAAGGAGATTGTCGACTCACAATGGTCATGGCTTGTCTATTCAGGTTTATGGCTCGACCCTTTAAAAGATGATCTTGATGCTTTTATTAATACAACTCAAGAAAGAGTGGAAGGTAAAATAAGAATGAAACTTTACAAAGGAAATTTTAGAGTTGTAGGTAGATCTTCAAAATATTCTTTATACGATTCTAACCTTGCGACTTATGGTATATCATCTAAATTCGATCAGTCACTTGCCAAAGGTTTCATAGAGCTTTGGGGTCTGCCTAGTCGTGTAGCCCGTTCGATATCTAAGACAAAAAAGGAACTGAAGTGA
- a CDS encoding DUF371 domain-containing protein produces the protein MMNNNKHIEIVDFFGHPLIKATHKTTFEITKDTDLSKSGDCIIGIKANKSCIDINEKLKKRIKQIDVPIKITIYVGKHVFIVNALGHPSLMLNDDKDIVVRKSNYVCPRTLAICSTRAAEDLPRYMVRLLRKKETKGKMIITTL, from the coding sequence ATGATGAATAATAATAAGCATATAGAAATTGTCGATTTTTTTGGACATCCATTGATAAAAGCCACACATAAGACAACATTTGAAATTACAAAAGATACCGACCTCTCTAAAAGTGGAGATTGTATAATAGGTATAAAGGCGAATAAATCATGTATTGACATTAATGAGAAATTAAAAAAACGTATAAAACAGATAGATGTTCCTATAAAAATAACAATCTATGTAGGTAAGCATGTTTTTATTGTTAACGCGCTTGGGCATCCCTCACTTATGTTAAACGATGATAAGGATATCGTTGTTAGAAAAAGCAATTACGTCTGCCCAAGGACATTGGCTATATGTTCTACTAGAGCAGCTGAAGATTTGCCTCGATATATGGTTCGACTTTTACGGAAAAAGGAAACTAAAGGAAAGATGATAATCACGACTTTATGA
- a CDS encoding protein-L-isoaspartate(D-aspartate) O-methyltransferase, with product MKGVRNFSLLRKMMVDKLKKEGIIKSKEVERAFFTVPREEFVWPDMKNLAYEDTPLPLGGTGQTISAPHMVAIMLEEFDLKPGLKVLEIGTGSGYNAALMAEIVKPTNSITKGHVITIERVPELIQFPKYNLDRTGYYNRVNVILGDGTLGYPARSEEMLYDRIMVTAAAPHIPNCLKNQLKINGIILAPIGNTFMQTLVKLRKFEGGRINIEEICGCVFVALIGEDGFRF from the coding sequence TTGAAGGGAGTAAGAAATTTTTCACTTTTAAGAAAGATGATGGTTGATAAGCTTAAGAAAGAGGGAATTATCAAATCGAAAGAAGTTGAGAGGGCGTTCTTTACAGTCCCTCGTGAAGAGTTCGTCTGGCCCGATATGAAGAACCTAGCTTATGAGGACACCCCTTTACCGTTAGGTGGAACAGGACAGACTATCTCAGCACCTCACATGGTGGCTATTATGCTCGAAGAGTTCGATCTTAAACCCGGGTTAAAAGTCTTGGAGATAGGAACAGGAAGTGGCTATAATGCAGCCCTCATGGCCGAAATCGTCAAACCAACAAATTCTATAACAAAAGGTCACGTCATTACCATAGAAAGAGTCCCTGAACTGATACAATTCCCTAAATATAATCTAGATAGGACCGGATATTATAATAGGGTTAATGTAATATTGGGTGATGGCACTTTGGGCTATCCTGCAAGAAGTGAAGAAATGCTATATGATAGAATAATGGTAACTGCTGCGGCACCTCATATACCTAATTGCCTAAAAAATCAATTAAAGATAAATGGTATCATCCTGGCTCCTATAGGCAATACTTTCATGCAAACCCTTGTAAAATTAAGAAAATTCGAGGGAGGGAGAATAAATATTGAGGAGATCTGTGGTTGTGTATTTGTTGCTCTAATCGGAGAGGATGGTTTTAGGTTTTAA
- the fen gene encoding flap endonuclease-1 — MGVDLKNLIKKERLSLDNLSRRTLAIDAYNALYQFLAVIRGGWGEPLMDKQRRITSHLSGLFYRNINFLERGIKLVYVFDGKPPEIKEREIERRRKFKREATEKYMKAFKAGKVDEVRKYAQSTSQLETKMVEDAKKLLTIMGIPWVQAPSEGEAQAAYMARKGEVWAAVSQDHDSLLFGATRLVRNLTISGKRKLPGKNVYVTIDPERVDLDKILKDLSITREQLVDIGILIGTDFNPDGFKGIGPMKALKLIKSHKSLDNIPDMQKQIASIDYQTIRNIFLNPEVTDSFELRWSKPDIVSIVDFLCHERDFSEERVRSAIARFEFIERKKSETLERWFS, encoded by the coding sequence ATGGGCGTTGATTTAAAGAATCTAATAAAAAAAGAAAGGTTATCATTAGATAATTTATCTAGGAGAACACTTGCTATTGATGCCTACAATGCTCTCTACCAATTCCTAGCTGTTATAAGAGGTGGGTGGGGAGAACCTCTAATGGACAAACAGCGTAGGATAACAAGTCATCTGAGCGGTTTATTCTACCGAAATATAAATTTCCTTGAGAGGGGAATAAAACTTGTCTATGTTTTTGATGGAAAACCGCCAGAAATCAAGGAAAGAGAAATTGAGAGAAGAAGGAAGTTTAAAAGAGAAGCCACTGAGAAATATATGAAGGCATTCAAGGCTGGAAAGGTTGATGAAGTAAGGAAATATGCTCAGAGTACATCTCAACTAGAGACTAAAATGGTTGAAGATGCAAAGAAGTTGTTAACTATAATGGGCATACCTTGGGTGCAGGCTCCATCTGAGGGTGAAGCTCAAGCTGCTTATATGGCTAGGAAGGGGGAAGTCTGGGCCGCAGTATCTCAAGACCATGACTCTTTACTTTTTGGCGCTACTAGGCTTGTAAGAAACTTGACAATATCTGGAAAGAGAAAACTCCCTGGAAAGAATGTATATGTAACTATCGATCCGGAAAGGGTGGATCTCGATAAGATTTTAAAAGATCTGAGTATAACAAGAGAGCAACTCGTTGACATTGGCATACTTATTGGGACAGACTTCAACCCTGATGGCTTTAAAGGAATAGGTCCTATGAAAGCTTTGAAGTTAATTAAAAGTCACAAGAGTTTAGATAATATTCCTGATATGCAAAAACAAATAGCAAGTATTGACTATCAAACGATCAGAAATATATTTCTAAACCCAGAGGTCACAGATTCTTTCGAGTTAAGATGGAGTAAGCCAGATATTGTGTCGATAGTCGATTTTTTATGCCATGAGAGGGATTTTTCAGAAGAAAGGGTAAGATCTGCAATAGCTAGGTTTGAATTTATTGAAAGAAAAAAGTCTGAAACTCTAGAGAGGTGGTTTTCTTGA
- a CDS encoding NAD(P)/FAD-dependent oxidoreductase → MQTDFDVIVAGGGVSGLVTAREIAASGLNVIVLEEDYEIGIPEKCGGLISIKALTDLGLYPSRKIVENEIKRAIIYSPLGSKVEFETKRQRIIVLNRRKFDRELARLAERYGTLLNLGERVLSIKTEDEIIKVTSTKYEKSAKILVDARGKSSLKHSRQNGFLQAAQYDVYGSWFEKDRVELYLDNRITPEFFTWVIPLGNDIARLGVAGKGINPSRYLDDFIKDRKATVIKKIVSPIFVGGALSNFIHDKVIFVGDAAGQTKPTTGGGIFTGGIGGLFAGRAISKSLLLNEPSALGEYELEWKKMFGKEFTVMSQARKIFRELDNKKIERIFKAMASSNIIDRLVDEADFDYHSIGIHLTLTIIKENPSLALDLIKLGTEAIFNLIKSIK, encoded by the coding sequence TTGCAAACTGACTTTGATGTAATTGTGGCTGGGGGTGGTGTATCTGGCCTCGTAACTGCAAGAGAGATAGCCGCTTCAGGTCTTAACGTTATCGTCTTAGAAGAAGATTATGAGATTGGGATCCCTGAGAAATGTGGAGGTCTTATCAGTATAAAAGCTCTAACGGATTTGGGGTTATACCCGAGCAGAAAAATCGTCGAAAATGAAATCAAAAGGGCAATTATTTACTCCCCACTTGGATCAAAGGTTGAGTTTGAAACTAAAAGGCAAAGGATCATCGTATTAAATAGGAGAAAATTTGATAGAGAACTTGCACGTCTTGCAGAGAGATACGGCACTTTATTAAATTTGGGAGAAAGGGTATTAAGTATCAAAACCGAAGATGAAATCATAAAAGTTACATCTACAAAATATGAAAAATCGGCTAAGATTTTAGTTGATGCAAGGGGAAAATCATCATTAAAGCATAGTCGCCAAAATGGATTTTTACAGGCTGCTCAATATGATGTATATGGATCTTGGTTTGAGAAAGATAGAGTTGAACTATATCTAGATAATAGAATTACACCTGAATTTTTCACATGGGTAATTCCACTAGGTAATGATATTGCCCGGTTAGGCGTTGCGGGTAAAGGAATAAATCCTTCCAGATATCTTGATGATTTTATAAAAGATCGCAAAGCTACGGTAATCAAAAAGATAGTATCGCCCATTTTTGTTGGCGGTGCATTATCAAATTTTATACATGATAAAGTAATCTTTGTTGGTGATGCAGCAGGTCAGACAAAACCTACAACTGGTGGAGGTATATTCACCGGAGGTATAGGTGGATTATTTGCAGGGAGAGCTATCTCAAAGAGCTTGCTTCTTAATGAGCCATCAGCTTTAGGAGAGTATGAACTTGAGTGGAAGAAGATGTTCGGAAAAGAATTCACAGTTATGTCCCAAGCAAGAAAAATCTTTAGAGAACTTGACAATAAAAAGATTGAACGGATATTTAAAGCGATGGCATCCTCAAATATTATTGATAGATTGGTAGATGAGGCCGACTTTGACTATCATTCTATTGGAATACACCTAACTTTGACTATTATTAAAGAAAATCCATCTTTAGCTTTAGATCTAATAAAATTAGGTACCGAGGCTATATTTAATCTAATCAAGAGTATAAAATAA
- the polX gene encoding DNA polymerase/3'-5' exonuclease PolX produces the protein MKNLKVAKILNEIADLLELKDVEFKPRAYRKAAISVKSLSKDIEEVKEEGKLKELPGVGENIAKKIEELIDTGSLKYYEDLKKEFPIDFESLLAVEGLGPKTIKILYKKLSIKNLDDLERAAKKHKIRELGGLGKKTEEKILANIKFARKKKERNLLGYIIPISENLRNELNKSKFVDKVEITGSIRRKKETIRDIDILVITKKPEKIMDFFTSYDGVIRVVAKGKSKSTVKLKEGIQSDLRVIERKSFGAALMYFTGSKEFNVEMRRVAIKKGLKLNEYGLFKDGKQKVGKTEEEIFQRLGMTYIEPELRENRGEIEAALEGKIPKLIGYNELKGDLQMHSKWSDGSHTIEEMAKAAKGLGHEYIAITDHTGTLRIAKGMDEITIRKQMKEIEEVDERINGLTVLKGVEVNIDSEGKLDIKDKVLKNLDVVVASIHSGFRQGKEKITKRIISAMDNENVDIIAHPTGRKIQERAGYDLDFEKVFEKSIETNTFLEINSYPNRLDLNDINVKRALEFGCKLVINTDSHSIEHLRYLNLGIATARRGWAKKDNIINTLPIKKLLKLFS, from the coding sequence ATGAAGAATCTAAAAGTGGCAAAAATTCTAAACGAAATTGCGGATTTATTGGAGTTAAAAGACGTTGAATTCAAGCCAAGAGCATACAGAAAGGCCGCTATTTCCGTTAAATCTTTGTCTAAAGATATCGAAGAAGTAAAGGAAGAAGGCAAACTTAAAGAATTACCAGGAGTTGGAGAAAATATAGCAAAGAAGATTGAAGAGTTAATCGATACCGGTTCATTGAAATATTATGAAGATCTTAAGAAAGAGTTCCCTATCGATTTCGAATCTCTTTTAGCAGTAGAAGGTCTTGGACCTAAAACAATCAAAATTTTGTATAAAAAATTAAGTATCAAAAATCTAGACGACTTAGAGCGAGCGGCGAAAAAACATAAAATCAGAGAATTGGGGGGTTTGGGAAAAAAAACTGAAGAAAAAATCCTGGCAAATATCAAATTTGCTAGAAAAAAGAAAGAGCGAAACTTACTGGGCTATATTATTCCAATATCTGAAAATCTTAGAAACGAACTAAATAAGTCCAAGTTTGTTGACAAGGTCGAGATAACAGGATCGATAAGGAGAAAGAAAGAGACTATCAGGGATATCGATATATTAGTTATAACGAAGAAACCAGAAAAAATTATGGATTTCTTCACGAGTTATGATGGAGTTATTAGAGTAGTGGCAAAGGGGAAATCCAAATCTACTGTGAAGTTAAAGGAGGGTATACAATCAGATCTTAGAGTAATCGAAAGAAAATCTTTCGGCGCCGCTTTGATGTATTTTACGGGTTCTAAAGAATTTAATGTTGAAATGAGGAGGGTAGCGATTAAGAAAGGGCTCAAACTAAACGAGTATGGACTCTTTAAGGATGGGAAACAAAAGGTTGGAAAAACGGAAGAAGAAATTTTCCAAAGATTAGGAATGACGTATATAGAACCTGAATTAAGGGAAAATAGAGGGGAAATAGAAGCGGCTTTAGAAGGGAAAATTCCTAAATTGATTGGGTATAATGAGTTGAAAGGAGACCTACAAATGCATTCTAAATGGAGTGATGGTTCTCATACAATCGAGGAAATGGCAAAGGCAGCTAAGGGACTAGGGCATGAGTATATAGCTATAACCGATCATACAGGTACTTTACGTATAGCTAAAGGGATGGATGAAATAACTATCAGAAAACAGATGAAGGAGATTGAAGAAGTCGATGAGAGAATCAATGGATTAACGGTATTAAAAGGTGTAGAGGTCAACATAGATTCTGAGGGTAAATTAGACATTAAAGACAAAGTATTAAAAAATTTGGATGTTGTTGTAGCTAGTATACATTCTGGTTTTAGACAGGGAAAAGAAAAAATAACTAAAAGGATAATATCAGCTATGGATAATGAAAATGTTGATATAATTGCCCATCCTACTGGAAGAAAGATTCAAGAAAGAGCTGGTTATGATCTTGACTTTGAAAAGGTCTTCGAGAAGTCAATAGAAACCAATACTTTTCTGGAAATAAACTCTTATCCGAATAGATTGGATTTAAACGATATAAATGTTAAAAGAGCTCTAGAGTTTGGTTGTAAATTAGTCATAAACACAGATTCACATAGCATAGAACATTTAAGATATCTAAATCTAGGAATAGCAACTGCCAGAAGAGGTTGGGCCAAAAAGGATAATATAATCAATACTTTACCTATTAAAAAACTATTAAAATTATTTAGTTAA